The region CACTCAGTGGTGTAGAGGCAGAGTTTTATTCTCAGACATGGTACCGTTGGCCAGTAACAGGATAGTGGGCTCAGGTACGGGGAACGCAACATGAAGAGCGACTCCCAGAACCAAAATGAGAACTACAACCAAGACAGCCAGCCCCCGTCGCAACAGCAGCTGAGGGACAGAGAGCGGCGCGTTGGGTCGGCTGCCGGTGTTGCTCTGCTCGGCGTCTCCATCAGGCGGGCCTGCGTCTGCGTTGTTGCCTTCATCCTCCTGGTAAACTTTCAGCTCCTGGGTGCTGACCAGAGTGTATCCCTCAGCTTTAGGAACTCCCACACTGTCACAGTCGGCCTTCACAATACAAGGGTACAAAAGTTAAACACTCAATGATTCAACAATGACACAATTATAACGAACCAATCGGTTGTTTTCTGCATGTGCGTACTGTGTTTTGGCAGTCAGAGTCAGGCACCACCCCGTCACCCTGAGCTACACTCACAGGAGCCCCCTCGGCTGGAACTCCAGCTCGCTTCTGAGCCTAAAAATGCAGCACAAGAAAAATGATGCTTTTAaattctggtgtgtttttgtagtTTGTTCCAGTTAACCAGTAGGACTAATTTATCCCAAGTAGATCATATTTTTCAGTGATGCTGATGCTCGATGATAAAAATATTACCTTCTTGGTGATTTTCTTCCAGTCGATTTTGTAGAACAAACCAAGAAAGAAGAGCGACTCCAGCAATATTCCAGTCCAGACACCCACCCACAGACCTGACAGGAGACACAAAGACTCCCTAAATGAAGGACAGCTCATGCTGGTGAGAGGAGCACTGAAgagataaaacacattttattctATCTTTATGTGGAACAGGTGATAAATAACTGTGCAATGTATCTTTATAGCATAGTAATTACAACATAAAAGCTAGAAACATGTCAAACATCTTAACATCTGGAGTCactgtgcatgcgtgtgcatgtgtgtcagcagGATGCATGCCCAGAGTCTCCATGCTCTCTGGACTGAGGGCTCTCTTTTCTTCCATTCCTTGCATTTATTGGGGTGGTACCATCCACACAAGATATTTAAGGTAGGTGGCACTAGCTCATGCGGATGGATACGTTCACCAGCCCTTTAGTATCGGCGTAAAGAGGCCGATGCTTCTGAGGGCTGCAGAGAGTCGTGCATCAATAGTGAGACATCCAGTGATAGATTATTAAAGAAAACTTTACCAAATAAACTCAGCTGTGCAACAAACATCAGAGATGCTCCCACTGCCAGACCGATGACGTAGTAACAGATCATGTTGGCGAAGGCAACAATTGCCTGCAGTCCTGATCCCAGACAGATCCCTGTGGAGGCAAACTGCAGGAATACACAATCAGACCATGTGGAATCAGACAAAAAAGCACAGGTTTGGTTCATAAAATggccaaataaaataatttgctCCACTTACCAGGAGTGCATCAAAGAACACAGCAAAGATGTTGAGAGTGAGGATCTGCGAGACAGTCGCCACAATATTTCTGCAGTGGAGAAGCATCATCATTCAGTTGCTTGAAAATGATGGAGGAGTGATATGTGGTTGTTGGAAACTCACTGGTCAGAGGTGAATATGTATCCAACGTACGGCTTGATTACAGCGATGATGATGCCCTGAACCACAGCAACCGTTCCTTTAGATAAAACCCAGTTGTGTTACTACGTTTGACACTGAACTACTCTGGATTTACAACTAAGATGCTGCTTCtacttctaataataataataacaagagTACCGGCGGAAAGCAGAGCCACTTTTCCACTGACTACAGCTCTCTCAGTGTCACCGGCCCCCAGCGCATTCCCCACACGTACACAAGCAGCTGCACTGATGGCTACCGGAACCTGCAGGAacccagcagcagagacacgtGTGTACTAGCATTAAATGTTAGCATTCAACAAATAATGATCATGAATGATTCATACCATTGATGTTACAAATGTGATTTGATACAGCACGTGTTGAGCTGCAAGAACAGCTTCTCCAAACACTCCTGGTAAaacaaaggtcagagttcaggccTGTTTTAGGCTTTCACAGCTCCTTCACAAATTAAAGACCACAGGGTTAATGCTGTGTCTTTTATATCACCCAAATATCTTGAATTTAGCAaaataccgtattggcccgaatataagacggtgttttttgcattgaaataagactaaaaaagtgggggtcgtcttacattcggggtctagacattatacccattcacaacgctagatggcgccagatatctttaaagcgaatgctgaacttaacttcccaggccaaagcgaacccctgtcacgaagaagaaaaagaaaaatagcggtagcacgaagaagaaaaaaaaatagcggtaagaaagaaaagagaagaaaataagagaagagataacagaaaatagtcttttttcaaacttgagtcttgaaaaaggggggtcgtcttatatttaGGCCAATACGGTAGTAAAAAAAATTGTACGAATTTATGTTATGTTTAGCACAACTAATTACATTGGATGCCGGCAATAACTTcaattaaaacagcaacactgataCAAAACTACAGGAAATGATTCGTATTTTTCAATGATTATGAGAAACAAAGAGCACTAACCAGCCATTACGGATAAAATCTCAAATATCCACCAGTCAAAGCACACCACGAGTGCACAGGGAACCGCCAGCCTCATGTAGGCCCCCCACTCTTGGAGACACTCCATGGACCAGCCTGAGGAGTTTGATTTAGATCAACGTACAGTCGGCTCTGGATGCCCACCCTCAATAGTTCACattcttttgctgttgctgcctcTAACTCACCGTCCCACGTCTCCACATGGAGCTTTTTCCATCTTATGAAGCCAAACAACAGCAgacaggagacgatatcagagAGGCTGTTTGTGATCGAGGaacctctgcagacacacacgcgtcGTTACAATAAATGAGAATCCATGTTGCTCTGAAGATCGGCTGCATTAGGAAGTACGTCAGCCctgatgaatttaaatgaagcGGTGCTCTGAGTGCTCTGGGTGGAGCAGATCAGACCAcaaaataaacatctcatttcataGCTCATCTTAAAATCTAAAATGACATCTCTTAAATATTTCACAACCATtacaaaaaaaccttttcaaacTGCATACAGCAATCAAGATTTGAGACGTGGAATGGAGGCTAgcagagttttctttttctttcttcctaaGGATTAGATGTTATATATTTGTCTGTGATTAAATACACAATGTGAGAACACACTTACGTGCCACCCAACTGGAGGCTGTAGATTAAAACGTAGTTTGATAtcacattaaatacatttgtgGCCATGGAGCAGAACATCTGAGGCAAAGTGATCccctggcagacagacagaagtagAAGTTAGTCAGAGCCCCACTAtcatttactttcatttctAAATACACTAACATGCTAATGTGCATCTTTATTCATACGCACTGGACATAGAACAGCTAATGTGGACACTTTGggtacagtaaaaaaaaaaatccctttcagTGAATCACTGGTCAATAGAGCTGATATTCCAGGCAGGTGAAGCTCTCTGTTCCCTTACTTGGTTTTGCAGGTAGGAAGACTGCAATTCACGCAGCAGCACTGCCTGTGTAATAAGCAGAATCAGTGATCACCTTTTTTTCTTACCTCCAATTGTGTCAttcatttattgattattttggagatgtgaatatttgacatttgcttTCTTATGGCACCAATTACTGGCGCATTAATACAGAGCAAACATTGACCTCACCGGAATAGCTGGTAGATACGCAACCACGTAAACGTTGGCAATTCTGGCGGGTTTTCAAACAGAGAACATTCAAATGTCACAAACGGTTGAAGCAACAATAAATTAAGTGTTTCATGTCAATTTACCTTACTAACTTCTCATCCTGGTGCAACAGGAGCATTATGTTGGAAAAGTTGAGGAGAACAGcccaacagagaaaacaaaacaggaacaggatcaGCGAGCTCCTCTGGACGATGAGTCCAACACGTTTCATGTTCTGACCTCCAAACGTCTGTGAATAGTGAGTGATAGCAACAGGAACTGAGTCAAACTCATTACAGAAGTTAAATGGGTTAAATGGGTTAAATGGGTTCAACTCACCTGGGAAATGAAGGTGTCGCACGCGTTTACAAGTCCAAAGCCCATCGCAACTGTGGTAACATTAATGGCCTGGAAGTAAATCAGGTGACAACAGGtaacttttgctgtttgatTCTCCTCAGATAAATCTTGTTGCTTCATCAGCTGCAGGTTTTATTGGTGATTTGATAGATTGTTATTGTTTTGCATCACATTCAATCAAATTATAATTTTGACTTAATTATTTATCCAGCCGGCCGTTAGTCATCCATCCTCTGATtggctattttattttttaggggGCAACAGCATCAAGTGCATTTcacagtgatgctgctgcacctttaacaatagagtcaacctcaacGAGGCCAAGATTATGATGACTGTTCTATGAACAAACGTATTGTGGTCCTGGGATTAACACAGGGATTACACATTTGCAGCAATTTAGGGGCAGGTACAGAAAGAACGGAAAAGAATATCAGTACTGCAGAGGCAAGAGCAAAGCCAGCCAGCTCTGCATTTCCGATGTGACCACAGAACACGCTGGTAACAAACTTGGAGGCGAATTCCAGGAGCCGATGTATCGCCTGTAACAACAGTGGTAATAGCTGTATAATATATAATAGGAACCAGATAACTCCCGAACAGTTTCCTCAGCAGTGTTGTCCTGGACTCACCAGTGGTCCTGTGAGCTTCATGGTGTGGTACAACTCCTCTCTGTACATGGGGGGCAGCCACCGACAGAGAAGTTTGGACCTGGTTGCATCTCCATCGTCTTGTTCACTGTTGTCCTTCTTAGCATCGCTTTCCCCAGCAGCAGACCCCGAATCCATCACTAGATCTGCAGGATCCTGGCAACTAAAATGATTTAAGTTCTAAAGTAAtacagagaaagtgagagagagatggagagaggggtggagagagggaatctaaataagtattttttcatTGGGGTTACCAGTGTGAGCCCATTACACACATGGGAGTGACCTTATTAATAGGCCTATCAATTAGATTGTTAACAGAAAGTCTCCACCAATGTACCAGTACATATTAATAAACAATTCAGCTTGTGCTCACAGAGTCACGAATAAAGTTCTACATAGCCTCCTGACTACCAGTAGTTCAAATTTGTTCTGGAGGACATTTGGAAGCCTGAATGTCTGAGACTCCGGACTGAAGATAATCACAGCTTTAAAGACAAGACTGGGCAGAATTCGGCATATCAGGAGGGGAAGGTGAACAAAGGGCTGGCCTGACTCGAGAGCCTTTGTCTCATCAGGGAATGAATAGATGTGAGATGGTGGACGGTCGGCCATCTTGAGCAGGTCAGGCTTGGCTCGCCACAGGTGACATCCTCGGCAGGAGTGTTGATGTTTGAAAATAGCTTGTCTATCCAGCAGAACCTAGAATTTCCTTTGCAACTCAGCAAGTACCAACTCTGGTCCGGGGTGTAAAAGAGTGCAGTCATAGTCTAGGATGAGCAGTTCCATCAGGGAAAGATGTGGATCCAAGACTAGTGGGTGAGTAGCATCAATGGCCAAATCCTCAGCTCTGCAAAGTCAATTGCCAACCCTGAGAAGAACTGTAGCTTCATCGTACTCCGCAGACAGGGAACTGGTCCTGCCAAACTTGATCTAATCAGTCTAGCTGGGCTTCATCCCGTCTAGCTGAGCTTCACAAGGCTGATTTGGGATCTGGGGATCTGCAGCTCAATGAAGGACCCTCATTGTAGCTTCTATGAGCTTCTTTCATGAAACAAAATCTTCAACAACAGGGAGCTGGAAGGATAGTCACATTACCAACCCTACCAGACTTGCTTAGCTCGCTGTCATCGGACTGAGAATCAGAGGGGAGCATTGTAGGCCACTCATCCTGAGGTCAGTGGAGAAACTCTGGACATTGATGTCAACGCTGCGGACTTGTCAGCTTGCCCAGGGCCAAACCTCAAATGAGGCTCACATATCCAACTGTCAGGCTCAGTCAGGTACTGGAACTCTGCATCTCATGTCCCCACAGAGACCTTACATCTTCAGGACTATGATTTGATCCAATAGAATACCATGGTTGGAGTAAGCCCATAGGACAATCCATTGTATGGCCATTGTAAGATTTGTTTGAAGGACAGAGCTTACTCATAAATACTAGGCTCCTGCTTTCTCTCCATATGCCTCAAGATGAAGCGTTGCACTCGTTTGTCAGTGGGCAGCAGGCAGATGTGCTGAAACATGCCCTTTATATCCCTGCTCACTGCCATTTCATTTTGACAGAACCCAACATGGACACAGAGCAAAGTAGTGTCCATGGTCCAAAGCAGGTCTAGGGGAGACAATGCTTGGAGACAGACCTTGGCATTGAAAGTagttaaaaacaatcatttcctTATCATTATGCTTCACTACATGGTGAGGAACCAGGACTCTGCAGTCAAGTTGTCTTCTTCAGGGGGGCACCTTTACCGCATAACCAGCCTTTTCAAGTTTTCAAGTCCATATCTTGTTAGAGTGGACCTCTGCTCTGTTCAGGTCTGTGGCAAGTCTTCCCTCTATACTATGGCTGCAAGGTCACACAGCTTCCTTTGTTGCATGAAGTGGAGTAGCAGTAGCCCACCTAACTAGAGGGGTAGTGTACCACTGGGACTCAACATTCATGAAGAGCTCAGTAGCAGGGGACACAGTGGGGATGCAGAAAAATTGTGAAGGTAGATGTAGGA is a window of Takifugu flavidus isolate HTHZ2018 chromosome 14, ASM371156v2, whole genome shotgun sequence DNA encoding:
- the LOC130537678 gene encoding multidrug and toxin extrusion protein 1-like isoform X1, producing the protein MDSGSAAGESDAKKDNSEQDDGDATRSKLLCRWLPPMYREELYQTMKLTGPLTICRLLEISIKFVTSVFCGHIGSAQLGGFTLALAAINVSTVSMGFGLVRACDTFISQTFGGQNMKRVGLIVQRSSLILFLFCFLCWAVLLNFSNIMLLLHQDEKLVRIANVYVVAYLPAIPAVLLRELQSSYLQNQGITLPQMFCSMATNVFNVISNYVLIYSLQLGGTGSSITNSLSDIVSCLLLFGFIRWKKLHVETWDGWSMECLQEWGAYMRLAVPCALVVCFDWWIFEILSVMAGVFGEAVLAAQHVLYQITFVTSMVPVAISAAACVRVGNALGAGDTERAVVSGKVALLSAGTVAVVQGIIIAVIKPYVGYIFTSDQNIVATVSQILTLNIFAVFFDALLFASTGICLGSGLQAIVAFANMICYYVIGLAVGASLMFVAQLSLFGLWVGVWTGILLESLFFLGLFYKIDWKKITKKAQKRAGVPAEGAPVSVAQGDGVVPDSDCQNTADCDSVGVPKAEGYTLVSTQELKVYQEDEGNNADAGPPDGDAEQSNTGSRPNAPLSVPQLLLRRGLAVLVVVLILVLGVALHVAFPVPEPTILLLANGTMSENKTLPLHH
- the LOC130537678 gene encoding multidrug and toxin extrusion protein 1-like isoform X2 → MDSGSAAGESDAKKDNSEQDDGDATRSKLLCRWLPPMYREELYQTMKLTGPLTICRLLEISIKFVTSVFCGHIGSAQLGGFTLALAAINVTTVAMGFGLVNACDTFISQTFGGQNMKRVGLIVQRSSLILFLFCFLCWAVLLNFSNIMLLLHQDEKLVRIANVYVVAYLPAIPAVLLRELQSSYLQNQGITLPQMFCSMATNVFNVISNYVLIYSLQLGGTGSSITNSLSDIVSCLLLFGFIRWKKLHVETWDGWSMECLQEWGAYMRLAVPCALVVCFDWWIFEILSVMAGVFGEAVLAAQHVLYQITFVTSMVPVAISAAACVRVGNALGAGDTERAVVSGKVALLSAGTVAVVQGIIIAVIKPYVGYIFTSDQNIVATVSQILTLNIFAVFFDALLFASTGICLGSGLQAIVAFANMICYYVIGLAVGASLMFVAQLSLFGLWVGVWTGILLESLFFLGLFYKIDWKKITKKAQKRAGVPAEGAPVSVAQGDGVVPDSDCQNTADCDSVGVPKAEGYTLVSTQELKVYQEDEGNNADAGPPDGDAEQSNTGSRPNAPLSVPQLLLRRGLAVLVVVLILVLGVALHVAFPVPEPTILLLANGTMSENKTLPLHH
- the LOC130537678 gene encoding multidrug and toxin extrusion protein 1-like isoform X3, giving the protein MDSGSAAGESDAKKDNSEQDDGDATRSKLLCRWLPPMYREELYQTMKLTGPLTICRLLEISIKFVTSVFCGHIGSAQLGGFTLALAAINVSTVSMGFGLVRACDTFISQTFGGQNMKRVGLIVQRSSLILFLFCFLCWAVLLNFSNIMLLLHQDEKIANVYVVAYLPAIPAVLLRELQSSYLQNQGITLPQMFCSMATNVFNVISNYVLIYSLQLGGTGSSITNSLSDIVSCLLLFGFIRWKKLHVETWDGWSMECLQEWGAYMRLAVPCALVVCFDWWIFEILSVMAGVFGEAVLAAQHVLYQITFVTSMVPVAISAAACVRVGNALGAGDTERAVVSGKVALLSAGTVAVVQGIIIAVIKPYVGYIFTSDQNIVATVSQILTLNIFAVFFDALLFASTGICLGSGLQAIVAFANMICYYVIGLAVGASLMFVAQLSLFGLWVGVWTGILLESLFFLGLFYKIDWKKITKKAQKRAGVPAEGAPVSVAQGDGVVPDSDCQNTADCDSVGVPKAEGYTLVSTQELKVYQEDEGNNADAGPPDGDAEQSNTGSRPNAPLSVPQLLLRRGLAVLVVVLILVLGVALHVAFPVPEPTILLLANGTMSENKTLPLHH
- the LOC130537678 gene encoding multidrug and toxin extrusion protein 1-like isoform X4, with protein sequence MDSGSAAGESDAKKDNSEQDDGDATRSKLLCRWLPPMYREELYHTMKLTGPLAIHRLLEFASKFVTSVFCGHIGNAELAGFALASAAINVTTVAMGFGLVNACDTFISQTFGGQNMKRVGLIVQRSSLILFLFCFLCWAVLLNFSNIMLLLHQDEKLVRIANVYVVAYLPAIPAVLLRELQSSYLQNQGITLPQMFCSMATNVFNVISNYVLIYSLQLGGTGSSITNSLSDIVSCLLLFGFIRWKKLHVETWDGWSMECLQEWGAYMRLAVPCALVVCFDWWIFEILSVMAGVFGEAVLAAQHVLYQITFVTSMVPVAISAAACVRVGNALGAGDTERAVVSGKVALLSAGTVAVVQGIIIAVIKPYVGYIFTSDQNIVATVSQILTLNIFAVFFDALLFASTGICLGSGLQAIVAFANMICYYVIGLAVGASLMFVAQLSLFGLWVGVWTGILLESLFFLGLFYKIDWKKITKKAQKRAGVPAEGAPVSVAQGDGVVPDSDCQNTADCDSVGVPKAEGYTLVSTQELKVYQEDEGNNADAGPPDGDAEQSNTGSRPNAPLSVPQLLLRRGLAVLVVVLILVLGVALHVAFPVPEPTILLLANGTMSENKTLPLHH